CCAAGTCGGTTGGCATTCCAACTATTGACTTTTTGGATTGGATTCACCAAACGCAGAAATCTAAAGAGCTCGATGATACAGTTTCCTCCGATCAGACTGCTAGCTAGCTAGACAAATAGTAGTAGTAACTCTTGAACAACTTCTGCCATCTAATCATAAACTTTTGACTTCGAATTAAGAACGTCTATaccaatgttttcagaaccggaccggatagcgactTGGCCGAGGTCAGGGATCAGGGGTCAATGGattcgaccgggggtcgataggggtcgaaccggatgacgtcataaataaaaattatttaaaaattaaaatattatatatataatatctaataatatattgatattaataaaggtatatccatatatatttgatgtttcaaatatatttaacaagaaaatacaaagaaattagaacaatcaagtagcaatttatattatttaataaatattaacaagtttagaattaaaattatgaatttaattgaaaaataacatcaaattttaggacaatatttataaagtatcaaatatttgaggtatatcaataagttttaacaatttagggggtcaaaacataatattaaaaagtttgaattttttttaaaaaaattactgttgaaccggaaaaatcggttttttcccggtcaaacccggtttttgaccggaTTTTAAATTTTCGGTTTTTTAATgtgactcggaccggctacctggccggttcccggttcgaccggccggtccggtccgagtttgaaaacagagGTCTATACAGGGATAAGGGGCAGGGACAGTCATCAGAACGATCGTCCTGCATAGTTTATGGCCAGGATTTGGTCACAAAAAATTATATGGTTCAGATCATGTCTTGTATCTTGATTTTTACAATGTATGTGGAGTTCATAAAATTTTATTCTAAAGTTACACGTTGTGCAAACAAAGTTACGCGATGTGTAAATAAAATTATAcggtgtgcaaaatgaaaaaaatcgcCAAGAACGATTACAACCGTTACGTGCCGTGGTCCTCTATATAGTTACCCGCTGGAACTTGGACGAGAAGCAAGTCATGTGAACCAAGCAAGCTTCATGACTTGgagaaaatatggaaaaaatATGGTTGGACCGATTTGAGTGACTTATCCAGTAACTATATCCATTCATCATCAGCTCAAGATTTCGAGTTTGTGAGTTAGCTTTGATAAATGCCATTCTTATCATGCATGTTTAAATGTACAAGCTAAATATATGTTGTAAACCATGATATTAAAAATATTGATGGGATTAATTGGCAATACAAGGAATTATTAGGATGGATATATATGAGAGTGCTCTATCCATTAATGTTATTGCCCTTTTGATACCATGCACGTTTGAGCCACTAGACAATCCTTGATAACTAAATTGGCCGTGCATGGAAATTAGTAGAAACGCTAAAGAAATAAAATTCTTCATGCCCATTCTTTGAAGTGAAAGGAGGAATAATTATTACCGTGGAATATTTCTGTGATGTAcatgtgtgtgtctatatatatatgtataggtCCAACGGAAAACTCTAAATTTACAAAGAGGAAGCAGGGAGAAAGAACAGGATTTGAgctgaataaaaaaaaaaaatctaatgatTACTTGACTAACGTCCTTTAATAGCTAAATTGAGTCTTGAGGACTATTTCTATAATATTATATTGTTTACAGAGGACTTTAGAATGTGTAATGGTAGGAATGAATCCAAGCTTTCCTTCCGAAGATGGTTCAGTTCTTTCCAACTTCTTAATAGGTTAATTGGGTTCATCCCCATCCCGTTCTCACACCCCTTCGTATAGGACCATTTATAAaatgctataaaaaaaaaaagtggaatgGTCGGAATGAATCCAAGCTTTCCTTCCGGAGATGGTTCAGTTCTCTCCAACTTCTTAATAGGTTAATTAGGTTCATCCCCATCCCCTTCCCACACCCCTTGGTATAGGACCATTTATAAAATgctatactaaaaaaaaaaaaaaaaagtggaatgGTTGGAATGAATCCAAAAACAAAGCCCAAAAAGGGCTGTGAAGGGATCCGATTTCTTGTTGCTAGTGTCATTACAGAATGCAGAAAGAGACTCAGTTTGGACAAGCTCAATATAGTTCAATTTGGGTCAATCATTTCACAGACTTCAATCGATCTTGCATAGTCCGGCAGTCACCATAGCGATAGGCCCAAAAATATGCTAGTTATTTGTTTCTCGTAATCTCCCCAACCCCCCCGGCCCGGCCGAGCGACGGGCGCGAGATGCCGCTGGTGGATCAAGTGATTGGGCCCAAAAGAACAGTTCTCACGTTACAGATCATGAAAGTGCCTCGCATCCTTAAAAGGAAAATTGTATTAATTGAACTGTGAAAgctaaaacaataaatatagaAACTAAACATGTAAATGCATACATGAAAgggaaaatcatttaaaatgtttcttacttttttgttatattaatttttcatctttcacttttaaaatgttaattttacGTCTCTTATACATTCAAGATAGCAAAATTTGATTCCAACCAATGTTTTTTACCACTTTGTAGCCTAAAATCATCACGTGATTCACATGCagtcatttttttatatatataaaaaatgtcAGATCCCATATTTTtagtgataaaaatgaatatgaacCGGGtcaaatccctttttttttttacaaaaaaatgaatatggtTTGGGTTGTATTCTTTTTTTTAGTGGCAAAAAATGAATGTGGTTTGCGtcatttatttaattacaaattaaatttaATCTTTTTGTTCCTAAAAAAATGACCATGTGAGGTCACATGATGAATTCAAGGTAAAAAGTGATTGACAATTTAGATTGGAATCAAAATTTATCGATTTGATTATTTAAGGGATATAAAGTTacaattttaaaaatgaatgataaaacCAACAACTCCTTGagttattggccatcacaaagGCACTTAAGATCTTTGTGaggtgggaggtcaagatttcgAAACTTGACTCCCATCAATTACAACACTATGTGGCTTTTCCAAATCTAATGGATGTCCTATCTGGTGCAGAGGTGGTTTAGTCCTCTCCGATTCTCAATGGGTCTGTCCCCGTATGTGTAGGTGTAGATTATTaacatttgacaaaaaatttttttgaataataaaaaaatttatttgacaaaatgtgaaagatatttgaacGATTTTCCTGTGTATAATAATATATACTGCTCATCTACAAAcctatgtatttttttttatgcgGTTTATCTAGCAAATAATTCAATTCATACAAAATTCAAATATTAGAAATCTCCACCAAGGCTCTTTGACCCAACCCGGATTTTCCTTTGTGCCTAAACATTAATGATCCTGATATTAAACATTGCAAACTAAAGCATCTGGACTTCAAAGTTCTGACCAAAACATAACAAAATGGAGGAAGCCTGAGATTGTAATTGGAAGGAATTTTATAAGGTCATGCTAGATAAACACATAGGGgaagttttataatttgtaGTGTATCGTCTCTTCTAAATGAAATGGAAAATATTACTCATtgagggtccgtttgtttcgggtgaaaatgttttccaggaaaatattttcctaatttcccgtgtttggttgcacaaaagttactgaaaacattttcctatgtaaaatattttcactcatcttatggaaaacaacttcccttccaaacttactgaagttgttttccgaaatgcatgcatcccgcctgtagtatgttccaaacttactgaaaacatctgtagtatgttctttttttttttagtgtaaacaggaggattcgaacccaagacctcttccttacactccctctcccgtaccacccaacccaacccaaccctccccctagtatattcaaaaaaaaaaaaaaacctcattctgctcatcctatgctagtaattaattatgtataataggaacattcttttctagagaaactttcagcagtgagagtgcaagatatatgtcacaataagcattgcgtATGATTGAtttttgacactaaatggccagcaatttgtttattgcttaaggagatattttttattcatatatacatttctccaagattttttaaagttaaacaatgagataaattttcttattttgcatggaaagaagtatgtagttataatgtgtaaaaagtaaagatagagataaaagtgaaaatatttcaaaagttaaacaaacaccagaaaaatgaagtaagaaaatattttcaataagctaaccaaacacctgaaaatgatgaaagggaaatgattttcatggaaaattacttccacggaaaatattttcccaaggaaaacattttacttccaaccaaacagaccctgaGAGTGATTTAACTCGTATCTTCTGTCAATTCCTTAAAGATGCAAATTACTTATAGTAGTTTATGAAACAAATGATGAGACCAATATATAATTTACCGCTGCTAGACTATTTCCCAAAACTTGTAGTAACAACTTGAACCTTGAAAAAACttgtttgttttgtaaattaaaaaaatgaaaaaatgtttTCCGGATTTATATGTTTTGGAAGCAAAAGTTATTTGTTGCCTTCCAACAATAATTAGTAGAACAGCACTTTATAAGCATTTCCATGAAACAGAGAGTCCAATCGTGTTGATTGTAACATGTAACTAGTGTCATGACATTTCAACTACTTGGGCGATCTGCATGAGGCTTTGTAATATACGTAACTTGACAAGTTTTAGACATATAATAAAAAAGGGACCAGTGGTGTGAGATTGTCGGGACCGCCCGGAGGAATTTCTTAAAGCGCTCTAGGGCCATATCTTCTCATATTTCAGGGTCTCTAGACTGGTTAACAGGGGCTTGACTCTGCTGTTCTACTAATCGTGCTAAAATATTAATCATTTCCTGGATTGCATTGCTACCTGATCTCCTACTTCGACCCTTGATTCACGTTGTTTTCGGCCAGCCGCTGCACCTCATTCTTCCCTTGGTTCCTGTACATTTAAGGTTTACAATAAACGAACACCCTAAATGCCCTCAGTTTACAAAGtttatattaatttcctatgcAATTGTAAAATATATAGCAAAATATGATAAAAAGATCAAGTTTTCAGTAactatatatttattatttaataaGCAATTATTACAATAGTTTTATCACCATGATGTGCTATCATACATGGTGCTTTACTTGTGAAACATATTCATTCTAAATTagacaagaaaataataatGTTATGATTCTTTTAGAGTTTGTGAAATTCCGATTTGTTGGAATTATCATAGTTTAGCAGTAGTCTTGAACATTTTCTTTCTAAGTTATTGTTGCTTTTGatacaaagaaaaaaatagattaACAAAAACATTGGATCACATTCAAAGttgtcaaaagaaaaagatcaCTACTTCAACATCTGGTAATGATAGCGACTAGAGTTAGTACTTATagcttaaaatatataaaactaGCATGGTTCTGGCCGCGCTATGCAGCGGCCTACCCACTGGTATGAACAGCTTAATCCGTAACAATGAGGATAATTTCCTAAAACATCATCATGTATATATAGGCTCAAGAGATAAATACTATGCAAATCACAATAATGCATTACATAAACTCAATCATTCATGTCTTAGTAGAATAGATACTTGGATGCCAGCCACAGTTACATATTAGGAGGCTTAAATAAGCTTCATTGCCTAATGAAGTACAGCATTGATGGTTAAACTATTACTAAGTATATTACAATCCATTACTTTTTAAGTCAAAAGAATAATGGATCATAATATAATTCAAAAGATATTGTCTAAGCAATGGAGGAAAGGCAATGAATAAAAGATTTAACAAAAGTACAGAAATAGGCCATATTAGTCTTCCTTTGCTTTAGCTTTCTTGGTTGGACTGTCTTTGATATTTGCAGGTGGACCATACAGTTTTGCAGGTTCTTTGGCAAACTCTTCAGGAGCCTTTGTTGGATGTTTAGCATGTGTGTCTGCTGGTAAATCTTCTGGAAACTCAAGGCTTCGTTTTGCTCCACTGGTTGCAGATGTCTGGCTGTCTTTGTAAGAACTGGCTCCAGCAATTTCTTCAAGTACCAACTTTGTGCTTGGTGTGAACAATTGAAGCTTATTTAAGTCAGCATATTTAAGTctgtctttttgtttctttccaacaTTCTTAGATCAGGGGAATCGTCAAACATTTCATCTATCAATCTAAAACCtgtactaaattttttttttttttttcattttgaaacacaaaaaatcaaaatctaaTTTTACTATAAACAAAGCAAAATGCTAATCCAAAGGCACACAAAATGACAGAATCAAAGCATCCTAGAATAGCTAAAACTaagtaatatatataaaatgacaACCTTAATAAGCCAAAGGACAATGATACTAAATGATGTAATTATTGAATAGATAAGCAGCTAACAGCATCATGCaacatttgaaataaaaaacagagggaaAAGTAAACTATCATAGCATAACATCAAACACATCGCATTCCTTAATTAAGAGAAAGCAATAAACAGAGGCAACAACAGTGAAAAAAAACTTGCAGTTCAAAATAGAAGGTGATAAAATAGAAACATACCTATATTTTCTTTGCTCGCCTGAATGTTGGCAAAAGTCCGGCAGCAtttgaaaataatataaaaacagagaaaaaaaaGTAAACGTAAGCTAATCGAAAAAATAGCATCataattattcttttatttataatatCAAACACATGGCAGTCTTTAATTAACGGAAGGTAAGAACATggcaataaatataaataataaataaacagAAGGTAAGAACATTCATCAAACTAAAAAATTGCAACTTAATATGCTGACTGAAAAATTGACAGAAACTAAAATTAGTTGCTCAAACTAAAATTTGCAACTCAGTCAtcaaactaaaactaaaaaattgCAACTCGAAATAGAAGGAAAGAGAATATGAATTACCTAGATTTTCTTCGCTCGTCTGCTGAATACCGGCAAAACTGGGAAACAGAGGTATATATAGAGCTGGAAATAGTAAGTTCTGAAAGCTATAGCATAGATGATAAGGCGATAGAACAGCCATCCctaaaatgagatgattttgggGAAAAAGAGATTTGAGTGAGCTgttttttggggaaaaagaagaattcACGCGAATGTGGATGATTTTTTGAGAGGTAATCGAAAGGAAGTACAATTAGTTCGTGGAAGTACAATTAGTTGCTCGAGGAATTGACAGAAAATTGAAGATTTTGCAGGCTTCTAGAtttggggggaaaaaatttTACTGACCTAATTTTTGGGGCAGGACAAAAATTCACGTGCGTGTGGAGGATTTTGTGGGTTGCAATCAAAAGGAAGGACAATTGGTTGTTGAAGGAATTGgtagaaaactgaaaattttgcaGGCTGATTCGACGGGAAGAAAGCGGCTatttgagagaaagaaagaggctATTCGACGGGAAAAAAGGGAAAGGGCAAAAGGGGGAAGGAAATTCTGGTAAATGAAGAAGAAGGAAGCTCGATGACTAATAAGACCATTAAGCTAC
The genomic region above belongs to Coffea arabica cultivar ET-39 chromosome 7c, Coffea Arabica ET-39 HiFi, whole genome shotgun sequence and contains:
- the LOC113694668 gene encoding uncharacterized protein, with amino-acid sequence MAVLSPYHLCYSFQNLLFPALYIPLFPSFAGIQQTSEENLGEQRKYSTKLVLEEIAGASSYKDSQTSATSGAKRSLEFPEDLPADTHAKHPTKAPEEFAKEPAKLYGPPANIKDSPTKKAKAKED